ATTTCAAAAGGAATTGGGCGAGTTTGTTAAGGCAATTCCTCACTATATCATAGTTGGGAAAGATGGTAAAATTAAAGAGAAGTCCGCCAAACGTCCTAGTGATAAAAGTCAACTTTTTGAGCAATTAAAAAACTATATTTAAACCATTTGACCTTTTTAATCTGTTGATTTCAAAGAACAAAGGAAAAGTTTTAAACTTTTCCTTTGTTCTTTATCTTTGTGTAGGAGATATTTTAAAATATACAAAATACTTATAAAGTCGCCTCTTGGTAGATTTTAGGGCATCTCCACCACTTGCTTGAACAGAATTTTCTACATTGAGAACAATTCTGTCCACTTTTTGTTCTACAAGTTTTTTACGACCTTCAACAGTTACGGCTTCCATCTGAATAGACTCATCAATTTTTATAACTCCTAAATCAGTATTTTTGGAAAGTGATACATTTTTGCTGAAAAGTTCCGTTCCGAATTGTTCTAAAATGAGGGTGTAATTGCCTTTCGGGATTTTCACCAAAAATTTGCCCGAAACATCAGTAAGTGTTCTGTGTACGGGTTTTCCGTCTTTCTTTAAGATGACATTCAGAAACTCAGCGGGTTTTTGCTGTTGATTTTTCACTTCTCCCGAAAGAGTGATTTCTTGAGAGTAAAGAACAGTAGCAAAAAGTAAACATAAAAAGGATAACGTGGTTTTCATATGATATTGATTATTGGTTTCTACCCTTAAAGACGTATGAAAGAAAAAAATGTTACAAAAACAGAAAAATGCTGTTTTAAAAGGAATGGAGTGAACATTTTCAAAATCAAAAAGGATTAGTGAACGGTTATTTTTTTTAGTTTTATGGCAAAATCCAAATTTATGTTTTGTTATTTAAGAAGAATCAATTACTTTTGCCAAATGATGAAAATGATGCGAATTATAGTTATAGGACTCTTTAGTGTGCTGTTGCTGAGCTCTTGTGGAGAGTATCAGAAAGCGCTCAAGTCCGATGATGCCAAAGTAAAATATACAATGGCTGAAGATTTATATAATAAAAAACAATACCGAAAAGCCATTCGCTTGTTTGAACAAGCTTTACCTCATTATGTAGGTAAGCCTCAAGGAGAAAGATTAGTTTATATGTTTGCTGATTCGTATTACAAAACCAAACAATATTCGTTGGCAACGTATCAGTATGAACGTATGCAAAAACTTTATCCCAAAAGCCAAAAGGTAGAAGAGGCTGCTTTTTTGGAAGCAAAGACCTTGTATTTAGAAACCCCTATTTATAGTGTTGACCAAACAGCTACATACAAGGCTATTGAGAAGTTACAATATTTTTTGGACAGATACCCAAGTGGTGAGTATTCGATAGAGGCAAACGAGATGACTTTGGAACTTCTGATTCGTCTGCAACGCAAGGACTTCGAAATTGCTAAGCAATATAGTCGCATACGTGATTATCAAGCAGCGATAAAGGCTTTGGACAATTTTTTGTCAGACAATCCTGGCTCTGTATTCAAAGAAGAAGCCCTTTATATACGCTTACATTCAGCTTATGAATGGGCAATAAATAGCGTTGAAGAGAAAAAAGCATCTCGCTTAAAAATGGCTAAGGAAGCCTATGACAATTTGTTACGTGCTTTTCCTGAAACGCAATACCGAAAAGAAGCTGAAAAAATGCTTCAAAAAATAGAAACTTCATTAAAAGAAATGATATAATTTACCATAATTATGAGTGATTTGAAAAGGATAGATGCACCCACATCAACCATTACTTACAACAGAAATGCTATAGATGCTTCAACTAATAACATCTATGAGGCTATTTCTATAATAGCCAAACGTGCTACTCAAATCAATTCTGAAATTAAAAAAGAATTGGTGGAAAAACTAGATGAGTTTGCTACTAATAACGATAGTTTGGAGGAAATTTTTGAAAATAAAGAACAAATAGAAGTTTCTAAATACTATGAGAAACTCCCTAAACCTCAAGCTATTGCGGTAAAGGAGTGGTTAGAAGGTAAGATTTACTATCGCGAAACGAATTCTTAACGTTAAGGTTCAATAATGTCCGTTTTAGCAGGAAAACATATCGTTTTAGGTGTAACAGGCGGTATAGCGGCTTATAAAACGGCGCATTTGGTTCGTTTGTTAGTCAAAAAACAAGCCAAAGTCAAGGTGGTATTAACGCAAAGTGCTACGCAATTTGTTACCCCTTTGACTTTGGCTACGCTTTCTAAAAATCAGGTATATACCACTTTTTCTTCGGCTGACGGCAATTGGAATAATCACGTTGAACTTGCACTTTGGGCAGATATGATGCTCATTGCACCAGTAACGGCGAATACATTGGCAAAAATGGCCAATGGGCAATGTAATAATTTGCTGTTGGCAACTTATTTTTCTGCCAAATCACCTGTATTTGTAGCTCCAGCTATGGATTTAGATATGTATGCACATCCTACGGTGGCTGAAAATCTTAAAAAAATACAATCTTTTAAAAATCGGGTAATTCCTGCCGAAAAAGGAGAACTTGCCAGTGGCTTGGTGGGCGAGGGGCGTATGGCATCACCCGAAACCATCGTTCAATTTTTAGAAGATTCTTTTAACCAAAAGCTACCTCTTGTGGGGAAACGATTTTTGATAACGGCAGGACCTACTTATGAAGCTATAGACCCTGTTCGTTTTATAGGCAATTTTTCTACTGGGAAAATGGGAATTGCTTTAGCTAATGAAGTTAGCCGACAAGGAGGCGAGGTGGATTTGGTGCTTGGACCTACTTCAGAAAAAAATATAGATGAAAAAATTCGAGTACATCGTGTGATTAGTGCTCAACAAATGTACCAAGCTACCATAAGTCGATTTGATAAGACTGATGTGGCTATTCTTTCGGCAGCAGTTGCCGATTACACTCCCTTGACGAAAGCTTCTGAAAAAATCAAAAAGAAGGAAGGCGGTTTAAATATAGCTTTAATTCCTACAAAAGATATATTGGCTACCTTAGGAGAAATGAAGAAAAATCAGTGTTTGGTAGGGTTTGCTTTGGAAACACATAACGAATTGGAAAATGCCAAGCAAAAATTGCAACGTAAGAATTTAGATGCCATTGTGCTTAATTCGCTCAATGATGAAGGAGCAGGTTTTGGTACTGACACCAATAAGATTACTTTTATTACGCCTCAAAACCAAATTACATTTGCCTTGAAGTCAAAAACAGAAGTTGCTAAGGATATTATACAGCAAATCTTACAAATTCTTTGAAAATAATTCAAAAAATAAAATTCTGATTATTCGTGTTTTATGTTTTTTTTGAAGAAAAAAAAATATTTTTTTGAATAAAAATTTGTGAGTTTAAAAAATAATTGTACTTTTGCAACCGCATTAAAGAATTAAGAAATGATGGCCCGTTCGTCTAGGGGTTAGGACGCAAGATTTTCATTCTTGAAACAGGGGTTCGATTCCCCTACGGGCTACAGGTTTTGATTAATAGTTCTATTTAAGGTTTAGAGATTAAGAGGTTTGGCCCGTTCGTCTAGGGGTTAGGACGCAAGATTTTCATTCTTGAAACAGGGGTTCGATTCCCCTACGGGCTACAAAGAAAGAAATACGTGATTTTATATCACCTCTGTAGAATTTAAAAAGAATAACGAAAAAATGGCAAACCATAAGTCAGCATTAAAAAGAATTAGAAGAAATGAGGCGGCTCGCCTACGTAATCGTTATCAGCACAAAACTGCTCGTAACGCTGTTAGAAAATTACGTGCATTAGAAGACGTAAACCAAGCCAAAGAGCTACTTCCAAAAGTAGTTTCTATGATTGATAAGTTAGCTAAGAAAAATATTATTCACGTGAATAAAGCAGCTAACCTTAAGAGTAGCTTGGCTAAACATATCAACAAGTTAGCTCAATAATTTATAGGTTATTACAAATTTTGTTTTGAAAGTCAGGCTTATTTATAAGTCTGACTTTCTTTTTATTATATTTGTGTTTGTAAAACGGATTGTCAGACAAATGAAAATAGTATATATTACCATAATATCGTTCTTACTTTTGTTAGGATGTAATAATACCTCTTCTAATGCAAATCAAGATCGAAAAATAAAACCTAAAACTGTTGAATTTGAGGAGTTTAAAATCCCTAATCTTACCGAAAAAGCTTTAGATGATGTTCAGCAATGGAAGTCTTTTCGTTCTTTGGTACAGGTCATTATCAATGTATCACCTCATAAGGTAAAAAATGCGGACAAACTAGTAGCCGATAGCACTGAAAACTTACTGATATATAAACGATTTTCTGTTTCTGATAAAAAAAATGTACTTCAAAATATGTCAATTGACAGAGATTGGCGCACTACAGGCAAGGTAAAAGATACCATTTTCCGATTGCAAAAACTAAAGTTAGGGGAGGCTTCAGTGACTTGGAACAATTATTTGATTAAAGAAGTACCTTATACTTTTTCCATATTTGTAAAGCCTAACGACTATAAAAAATTTGCAGTTGAGATTGGTTTAAACAATCAAAAACAATTGGAACATATTTTTAGTTTAGAAACCGATTCGGCAGTTCAAACCTCACCAAATTCAAAAATAATTCCTCTAGAAGACAATTGGAAAGAAATTCAGTTGGTTTTTACTCCTCAACAAGAGGAAAGTTATGGTATAAAAATGTATTATGATGAGGACGCTCAGGTTAGCGAGAGTATATTGTTTTATCGTCCTACTTTGCAAGTAAAAGCTAAGGATTTGCAAAAAATAAAAAAATCTTCAGCTAAAATTGTTAAAGATGAGCTAGGAACAGAAAGTTCTTATGCAACTATTTTATTTTGGATGAAGCAGATAGAAAATGAAATTAGACACCTTATTGAGGCTGATGATTACCCCGAGAAGGTAAATCACCCAATGATAAAATCACGATTTCATCTGCTTTATACTCAAGTTCGCGAACTTTGTGATAATCTGCAAAATAATCCAGCATTTAATGAAACTCAAGTAAAAGGAAAAATAGCAGAAATTCAACATAATTTTAACACTATAATTCTGAAAGTAAATAAAATATACGAAAGCACTCTTGACCAAAGAATGCAAGAGGTACAAAAGGGTAGAGATTCTTTAATGTAACCGCTTTTAAAAGTGACTAAAGCCATTGTTTTATCATCGATTAAATATAGTGATAATAGCTTGATAGTGAGGTGTTTCACTGAAGATTTTGGTATCAGAAGTTATATGCTTAAAGGCGTACTCAGTCCGCGAAAAAAAGGAATATCTCCTGCTTATTTCCAGTCTTTTAACCAGTTAGAAATTGTAGAAAATCCGAAATCAATGGGCGGATTGTTTTACATAAAAGAAGTTAAGCTAGGGTATAGTTACCAGACGTTGCATACAGATGTGCGTAAAAGTGCAGTGATTTTATTTTTATCAGAAGTGTGTAATGATGTTTGTAATGTGGAGCATCCAGATGCAGATTTGTATTATTTTTTAGAAAATACGATTTGTTTTTTTGACCAAAATTTCTTTGAACCTAATTTTCATTTAAAATTTTTGTTGGAATTGACTGCTTATTTGGGTTTTTATCCAGATAAAAATGATATTGAAAATGCTTTGTTTTTCAATTTGGAAGAAGGCATATTTTCGGATCATTGCCCAACTGCTAATTACATTTCGGGAGAAGAATTATTGCTTTTTAAAAGAATATTACAAGCCTCATACACTGATTTATCTTCCATTTTGATAAACAGAAACGACAGAAATCAACTTCTTTTACATATTTTAAGGTATTATCAATGGCATTTTCCAGGATTTAAGCACAAAAAATCGTTAGATGTACTTCAAATGTTATTTTTGTAAAAAAAGATTTTTTTATCTTAATAAATTTGTTTTCATTCATTCATATTCTTGATGAGCTTAGAAATCTTTTTCTTTTTTAAGAAAAAAATTGATTTTTTTTCGTCTCAATATTTTTAATTTTATGTTTATTTGTCTATTTTTTAGAAAAATTTTAAGTTTTTTGTTTGTTTTTTTAACAAATAAAAGAGTATGTTTGCCATGAGGTTAAAAATTATTCAAGCTATGAATGTTGTTTCTTGGATTATTATAGGTCTTATAGCGGCATTTTTGATGAGAATTATTGCGCTAAAGAAAGAGCCAGGCGGCTTTTGGGTTTCGACTATGATTGGTTTATCGGGAGCCATAATAGGAGGTTTTTTGGGAAATATGCTTCAAGTTTTGAAATATTCAGATAGTTTTTGGAGTTTCAAAGATTGGACTTTTGCTTTCTTAGGAAGTTTTACCTTACTGGTAGCTTGGAAAATCTTTTTAGGATGGCAACATAAAACATAGTAAATTTTTCATAAAATGTTTTTTGGAGGGAAATTTTCGTAATTTACGAAAATTTCCCTTTTTGTATGTGCATAATGAAGGCTTTTTTAGTTTAAAACGAAATAAGTGTTTGATAATTAATTGTCAAAATAATTTTACAATCATACGGCTCGAATAATAAAAGGAGCCTAAAAAAACACTAACTTTGCCACGTTTGTAAACGCACTAGTTTTTAGCATCAGCATACGCTATAAATATGGAAAACAAAATTGAAGTTCAGGGGGCAAGAGCTCACAACCTTAAAAATATAGACATTGACATTCCCAGAGAGCAACTCGTGGTAATTACAGGACTTTCAGGAAGCGGGAAATCATCACTTGCTTTTGACACCATTTATGCCGAAGGACAACGACGCTATATTGAAACTTTTTCAGCATACGCAAGGCAGTTCTTAGGAGGGCTTGAACGACCTGATGTTGATAAAATCGACGGACTTTCGCCAGTTATCGCCATCGAACAGAAAACAACTTCCAAATCGCCCCGCTCTACTGTGGGAACAATAACCGAAATTTACGACTTTTTGAGGCTTCTTTTCGCTCGTGCATCCGATGCGTACAGCTACAAAACGGGCGAAAAAATGGTAAGTTATAGCGATGCTCAAATTCAGGAACTTATCACAGAAAAATATCACGAAAAAAGGATAAATATTCTCGCTCCAGTGGTGCAATCACGTAAAGGACATTATCGCGAACTTTTCGAACAAATTGCTAAACAAGGATTTGTAAAAGTGCGTACCAATGGCGAAATTCGGGATATTGAAAAAGGAATGAAACTCGACCGCTACAAAACGCACGATATTGAAATAGTGGTCGATAGACTTCTTATCGATTCAAATAAAGACACCCAAAGCCGATTACAGGAATCTATAAAAGTAGCAATGCAATACGGCGACGGAGTGCTGATGGTTTTAGACCAAGAAACGGAAAAAGTTCAGTTTTTCAGTCGTAATTTGATGTGTCCAAGTACGGGAATTTCGTATCCGATGCCCGAACCCAACACATTTTCGTTCAATTCGCCCAAAGGAATGTGTCCGCATTGCAACGGATTAGGAGAAGTGCAGGAAGTAAATCTTTCCAAAATCATTCCTAATCCAAAGATGTCTATAAAAAATGGGGCTATCGTTGCCATAGGCGAACAAAAAAACACTTGGATATTTAAGCAACTTGAAATTATCCTTCACAAATTCGGTGCAAAACTATCTGATAATGTAGAAGACCTTCCGCAAGAAGCCATCGATATCATTCTATACGGAGCAAAAGAAAAATATGCCGTAAAATCAGACGTTTTAGGAATAACAAGAGAATATGAAATTGATTTTGAAGGAATTGTAAACTTCATAAAGAATCAGCACGACAATTCCGATTCTGTTTCCATCAAAAGATGGGCTTCCGACTTTATGGATACGCTTCCTTGTCCTGAATGTGAAGGAACTCGCATTCGCAAAGAGGCTCTTTTCTTCAAAATAAACGAGAAAAACATCGCCGAGCTTTCCAAAATGGATATTTTAGAGCTTTCGGACTGGTTTGCTGTTCTTCCTGAAAAAATCTCGGAAAAACAACAGAAAATTGCATCGGAAATTATCAAAGAAATAAGCACACGATTGCAATTTCTGGTAGATGTAGGTTTGACATATCTTTCCCTTAGCCGAAGTTCAAAATCGTTATCAGGCGGGGAGGCTCAGCGGATTCGTTTGGCTACCCAAATCGGTTCGCAACTAACGGGCGTACTTTACATCTTGGACGAACCCAGCATTGGGTTACATCAACGAGATAACAAACGACTTATCAACTCATTAAAAGCTCTTCGCGACATCGGAAACTCAGTTATTGTAGTGGAACACGACGAAGAAATGATTCTGGAAGCCGACTATGTAATTGATATAGGACCAAAAGCGGGAAAAAATGGCGGTGAAATTATTTTTCAGGGTACTCCAAAGCAAATGATGGCTTCAAGCACCATTACTGCTGACTATATTAGCGGACGAAAACAAATAAATACCTCCAAAGAACGCAGAAAAGGTAACGGTAAGGAAATTATTTTGCGTGGTTGTACAGGAAATAACCTCAAAAATGTGTCGGTAACTTTTCCTCTGGGGAAAATGATTGGCGTAACGGGGGTTTCGGGTAGCGGAAAGTCTACTTTGATAAATGAAACACTTTATCCGATTTTGAATGCTCATTTTTTCAATGCGGTAAGGAAACCTATGCCTTATGAAAGTATCGAAGGGCTTGAAAACATTGATAAAGTAATTGCCATAGACCAGTCGCCTATCGGAAGAACGCCTCGTTCCAACCCTGCAACCTATACGGGAGTTTTTAGTGAAATCCGCACTCTTTTTACACAGACGCCAGAGGCTATGATACGCGGATACAAACCGGGTAGATTCAGCTTTAACGTGAAAGGCGGTAGGTGCGAAACGTGCGAAGGTTCAGGTCTGAAAGTTATCGAAATGAACTTTTTACCAGACGTTTATGTGGAGTGCGAAACTTGCAAAGGAAAACGTTTTAACCGAGAAACACTCGAAGTTCGTTACAAAGGAAAATCTATAGCCGATATTTTGGATATGACTATCTCGGAAAGTGTTGTTTTTTTTGAAAATATCCCTAAAATACATCGAAAATTAAAAACTATTGAAGAAGTAGGACTCGGATACATCACTTTGGGACAACAATCAACTACACTTTCGGGTGGAGAAGCTCAACGAGTGAAATTGGCCACAGAACTTTCAAAAAAGGATACTGGAAATACGTTTTATATTCTCGATGAACCTACTACGGGCTTACATTTTGAAGATGTGAAAGTACTTTTAGACGTTTTGGATAAATTGGTCGATAAAGGAAATACCGTGCTTGTCATCGAACATAATATTGACGTTATTAAGAAAGTAGACTACATCATCGATATAGGTTATGAAGGCGGAAAAGGTGGCGGTGAAGTTGTCGCTTCTGGAACACCTGAGGAAGTAGCAAAAGACAAAAAAAGTTTTACGGCTGAATTTTTGAAATAGCAAAAGCATTATTTTATGAAGGTAAAGGAAATTATATGGCAAATAGAACAATTAAGCCCATTGGCGTATGCTGAGAGTTTTGATAATGTAGGCTTATTGGTGGGAAACCCTGAAATGTCCGTTACGGGTATTCTTTTGACTTTGGATACTCTTGAAAGTGTTGTTGATGAGGCAATTGAAAAGCAATGCAACTTTATTGTTAGTTTCCATCCTATTATTTTCAATGGGCTTAAAAGTCTTACAGGTAAAAATTATATCGAACGGGTGGTAATCAAGGCGTTACGTCACGATATTGCTATTTATAGTATGCACACTGCGTTAGATAATAGCTATTTTGGGGTTAATGCCAGTATTTGCGATGCTTTACAGATAAAAAACAGAAGCATTTTAATTCCGCAGAAACATCCGATACGTAAACTCATAACCTATGTTCCTCAACAAGCCGCTGACACTTTAAGACAAGCCTTATTCGATGCTGGAGCAGGAAACATAGGTAATTATGCGAATTGTAGCTTCAATTTGGAAGGCATAGGTACTTTCAAAGGTAATGAAATATCCAATCCAACTGTGGGAGAACCTTTGATGCTTCAAAATCAGCCAGAAACACAAATTAGTGTTATTTTTCCAAAACATTTGCAAAAACAGATTCTAAAAACGCTTTTCGAAGTACATCCGTATGAGGAAGTTGCCTATGAAATTCATATTTTAGAAAATGATCATCAGTTTATCGGTTTAGGAATGATTGGTGAGTTGGAAAAACCAATGGCAGAGACTGATTTTTTACAATTTTTGAAAGAGAAATTGCCCACACAATGTATCCGACATTCTCATTTTACAGGGAAAACCATTCATAAAGTTGCCGTATTAGGCGGAAGTGGTGCTTTTGCTATCGATGTGGCTAAAGCGGCTCAAGCTGATGCCTTTGTTAGTGCCGATTTCAAATATCACGACTTTTTTAGGGCAGAAAATCAGCTGCTATTGGCAGATGTTGGGCATTTTGAAAGTGAACAATTCATAAAAATACTTTTATTTGAATATCTTACAAAAAAAA
This genomic window from Capnocytophaga canimorsus contains:
- a CDS encoding GlsB/YeaQ/YmgE family stress response membrane protein, with product MNVVSWIIIGLIAAFLMRIIALKKEPGGFWVSTMIGLSGAIIGGFLGNMLQVLKYSDSFWSFKDWTFAFLGSFTLLVAWKIFLGWQHKT
- the rpsT gene encoding 30S ribosomal protein S20, with the protein product MANHKSALKRIRRNEAARLRNRYQHKTARNAVRKLRALEDVNQAKELLPKVVSMIDKLAKKNIIHVNKAANLKSSLAKHINKLAQ
- a CDS encoding outer membrane protein assembly factor BamD, which encodes MKMMRIIVIGLFSVLLLSSCGEYQKALKSDDAKVKYTMAEDLYNKKQYRKAIRLFEQALPHYVGKPQGERLVYMFADSYYKTKQYSLATYQYERMQKLYPKSQKVEEAAFLEAKTLYLETPIYSVDQTATYKAIEKLQYFLDRYPSGEYSIEANEMTLELLIRLQRKDFEIAKQYSRIRDYQAAIKALDNFLSDNPGSVFKEEALYIRLHSAYEWAINSVEEKKASRLKMAKEAYDNLLRAFPETQYRKEAEKMLQKIETSLKEMI
- a CDS encoding carboxypeptidase-like regulatory domain-containing protein, giving the protein MKTTLSFLCLLFATVLYSQEITLSGEVKNQQQKPAEFLNVILKKDGKPVHRTLTDVSGKFLVKIPKGNYTLILEQFGTELFSKNVSLSKNTDLGVIKIDESIQMEAVTVEGRKKLVEQKVDRIVLNVENSVQASGGDALKSTKRRLYKYFVYFKISPTQR
- the coaBC gene encoding bifunctional phosphopantothenoylcysteine decarboxylase/phosphopantothenate--cysteine ligase CoaBC, encoding MSVLAGKHIVLGVTGGIAAYKTAHLVRLLVKKQAKVKVVLTQSATQFVTPLTLATLSKNQVYTTFSSADGNWNNHVELALWADMMLIAPVTANTLAKMANGQCNNLLLATYFSAKSPVFVAPAMDLDMYAHPTVAENLKKIQSFKNRVIPAEKGELASGLVGEGRMASPETIVQFLEDSFNQKLPLVGKRFLITAGPTYEAIDPVRFIGNFSTGKMGIALANEVSRQGGEVDLVLGPTSEKNIDEKIRVHRVISAQQMYQATISRFDKTDVAILSAAVADYTPLTKASEKIKKKEGGLNIALIPTKDILATLGEMKKNQCLVGFALETHNELENAKQKLQRKNLDAIVLNSLNDEGAGFGTDTNKITFITPQNQITFALKSKTEVAKDIIQQILQIL
- the uvrA gene encoding excinuclease ABC subunit UvrA, whose translation is MENKIEVQGARAHNLKNIDIDIPREQLVVITGLSGSGKSSLAFDTIYAEGQRRYIETFSAYARQFLGGLERPDVDKIDGLSPVIAIEQKTTSKSPRSTVGTITEIYDFLRLLFARASDAYSYKTGEKMVSYSDAQIQELITEKYHEKRINILAPVVQSRKGHYRELFEQIAKQGFVKVRTNGEIRDIEKGMKLDRYKTHDIEIVVDRLLIDSNKDTQSRLQESIKVAMQYGDGVLMVLDQETEKVQFFSRNLMCPSTGISYPMPEPNTFSFNSPKGMCPHCNGLGEVQEVNLSKIIPNPKMSIKNGAIVAIGEQKNTWIFKQLEIILHKFGAKLSDNVEDLPQEAIDIILYGAKEKYAVKSDVLGITREYEIDFEGIVNFIKNQHDNSDSVSIKRWASDFMDTLPCPECEGTRIRKEALFFKINEKNIAELSKMDILELSDWFAVLPEKISEKQQKIASEIIKEISTRLQFLVDVGLTYLSLSRSSKSLSGGEAQRIRLATQIGSQLTGVLYILDEPSIGLHQRDNKRLINSLKALRDIGNSVIVVEHDEEMILEADYVIDIGPKAGKNGGEIIFQGTPKQMMASSTITADYISGRKQINTSKERRKGNGKEIILRGCTGNNLKNVSVTFPLGKMIGVTGVSGSGKSTLINETLYPILNAHFFNAVRKPMPYESIEGLENIDKVIAIDQSPIGRTPRSNPATYTGVFSEIRTLFTQTPEAMIRGYKPGRFSFNVKGGRCETCEGSGLKVIEMNFLPDVYVECETCKGKRFNRETLEVRYKGKSIADILDMTISESVVFFENIPKIHRKLKTIEEVGLGYITLGQQSTTLSGGEAQRVKLATELSKKDTGNTFYILDEPTTGLHFEDVKVLLDVLDKLVDKGNTVLVIEHNIDVIKKVDYIIDIGYEGGKGGGEVVASGTPEEVAKDKKSFTAEFLK
- a CDS encoding Nif3-like dinuclear metal center hexameric protein; protein product: MKVKEIIWQIEQLSPLAYAESFDNVGLLVGNPEMSVTGILLTLDTLESVVDEAIEKQCNFIVSFHPIIFNGLKSLTGKNYIERVVIKALRHDIAIYSMHTALDNSYFGVNASICDALQIKNRSILIPQKHPIRKLITYVPQQAADTLRQALFDAGAGNIGNYANCSFNLEGIGTFKGNEISNPTVGEPLMLQNQPETQISVIFPKHLQKQILKTLFEVHPYEEVAYEIHILENDHQFIGLGMIGELEKPMAETDFLQFLKEKLPTQCIRHSHFTGKTIHKVAVLGGSGAFAIDVAKAAQADAFVSADFKYHDFFRAENQLLLADVGHFESEQFIKILLFEYLTKKIPNFAVIISQIDTNPIKYY
- the recO gene encoding DNA repair protein RecO, whose amino-acid sequence is MTKAIVLSSIKYSDNSLIVRCFTEDFGIRSYMLKGVLSPRKKGISPAYFQSFNQLEIVENPKSMGGLFYIKEVKLGYSYQTLHTDVRKSAVILFLSEVCNDVCNVEHPDADLYYFLENTICFFDQNFFEPNFHLKFLLELTAYLGFYPDKNDIENALFFNLEEGIFSDHCPTANYISGEELLLFKRILQASYTDLSSILINRNDRNQLLLHILRYYQWHFPGFKHKKSLDVLQMLFL
- a CDS encoding DNA-directed RNA polymerase subunit omega, which codes for MSDLKRIDAPTSTITYNRNAIDASTNNIYEAISIIAKRATQINSEIKKELVEKLDEFATNNDSLEEIFENKEQIEVSKYYEKLPKPQAIAVKEWLEGKIYYRETNS